Within the Leptogranulimonas caecicola genome, the region GCTCTCCCAGGCGGGGATGGCTGCGACGAAAGCCCAGCCCAGGTTCCAACGCTGTCCAAAGAGGCCTAGGCCCAGCAGGGCGATGAGGGAGAGGGGCGCATAGGGAATGCACGCGATGAAGGCTTTGGGTTTGGAGTCGTGGGAAGTGGCGCGGTGGGCGTCGGCCCAGCTGTCGTAGCGAGTGTCGTCGATCCATACCGAGCCATCGTCCTGGGTGCGGACGGTATGCGTGCCGTCGGTGGCGTTGATGTGGATGCCACCAGGGCCCACCTCCACCTGGTCGCCAGAGACATAGTCGTGCACCCGCACGCCGTCCCAACCTACATGCACTGAAGCATCGTCGGCGTCTACATGGACGCCCTCGTCCCAGGAACAATGGACCTGGTCGCGGGAGTCGCCATTCTCGGCATCGGGGTCGTCTGGGGAGTCGCCTGCGGGGTTGGGCTCGCCTGCCGGATTGTCGGCGTCGGCGGCGCTGGGACCAGAAGCGTCGTCCGAGTCTTGGAAGTTGGGCTTCTCGGCAGGGTCGAGGAGCTCGGCGGGAGCGTCCTCTCCATAGATCAGCTGGTCGAGGGTGACTCCGTAGAGGCGGGCGAGGGCGATGAGGTTGTCGGTGTCGGGGCTGGATTCTGTGCGCTCCCATTTGGA harbors:
- a CDS encoding helix-turn-helix domain-containing protein, with the protein product MNVSIAERLATLRRQHGLTQEQLAQKLGVSRQAVSKWERTESSPDTDNLIALARLYGVTLDQLIYGEDAPAELLDPAEKPNFQDSDDASGPSAADADNPAGEPNPAGDSPDDPDAENGDSRDQVHCSWDEGVHVDADDASVHVGWDGVRVHDYVSGDQVEVGPGGIHINATDGTHTVRTQDDGSVWIDDTRYDSWADAHRATSHDSKPKAFIACIPYAPLSLIALLGLGLFGQRWNLGWAFVAAIPAWESLCGVANAWVRGHRGKKLRGAVAGFCFWTGLSIFLVTGALWGTWHPGWAWILLGLAASLLVDALWPKSYDS